In a single window of the Manis javanica isolate MJ-LG chromosome 16, MJ_LKY, whole genome shotgun sequence genome:
- the FAM50B gene encoding protein FAM50B, with amino-acid sequence MAQYRGTMREAGRAMHLIKKRAKQRERMEVLKQHIANETIVKSKVDKKFSSHYDATEAELKSSTVGLVTLSDMKARQEALMREREMQLARRQQLEAQQLQLEALRDKERKQEQKRRICSLSFTLDEGDEPDEGNEHEAEAAGRRRKVASNRKKNLGKDPDVDTSFLPDREREEEEDQLREELRREWEARREQVKREEMEVTFSYWDGSGHRRSLSMPKGSTVQQFLKKALQGLRKEFRELRSAGVEQLMYIKEDLILPHYRTFYDFIVTKARGKSGPLFSFDVHDDVRLRSDASLEKDESHAGKVVLRSWYEKNKHIFPASRWEPYDPEKRWDKYTIR; translated from the coding sequence ATGGCTCAGTACAGGGGCACCATGCGCGAGGCTGGCCGTGCCATGCACCTGATCAAGAAGCGCGCAAAGCAGAGGGAGCGGATGGAGGTGCTGAAGCAGCACATCGCCAATGAGACCATCGTGAAGTCCAAGGTGGACAAGAAATTCTCGTCCCATTATGACGCGACGGAGGCGGAGCTGAAGTCAAGCACCGTGGGTCTGGTGACGCTGAGCGACATGAAAGCCAGGCAGGAGGCCCTGATGCGGGAGCGGGAGATGCAGCTGGCCCGGAGGCAGCAGCTCGAGGCGCAGCAGCTGCAGCTGGAGGCGCTGCGTGACAAGGAGCGCAAGCAGGAGCAGAAGCGCCGGATCTGCAGCCTGTCCTTCACGCTGGACGAGGGTGACGAGCCTGACGAGGGCAACGAGCACGAGGCGGAGGCGGCCGGGCGGCGGCGCAAGGTGGCAAGCAACAGGAAGAAGAACCTGGGCAAGGACCCCGACGTGGACACGAGCTTCCTACCTGACCGCGAGCGCGAGGAAGAGGAGGACCAGCTGCGCGAGGAGCTGCGGCGCGAGTGGGAGGCGCGGCGCGAGCAGGTGAAGCGCGAGGAGATGGAGGTCACGTTCAGCTACTGGGACGGCTCGGGCCACCGGCGCTCGCTGAGCATGCCCAAGGGCAGCACGGTGCAGCAGTTCCTCAAGAAGGCGCTGCAGGGCCTGCGCAAGGAGTTCCGCGAGCTGCGCTCGGCAGGCGTGGAGCAGCTCATGTACATCAAGGAGGACCTGATCCTGCCGCACTACCGGACCTTCTACGACTTCATCGTCACCAAGGCGCGCGGCAAGAGCGGACCGCTCTTCAGCTTCGATGTGCACGACGACGTGCGGCTGCGCAGCGACGCCAGCCTCGAGAAGGATGAGTCGCACGCGGGCAAGGTGGTGCTGCGCAGCTGGTACGAGAAGAACAAGCACATCTTCCCTGCCAGCCGCTGGGAGCCCTACGACCCCGAGAAGAGGTGGGACAAGTACACGATCCGCTGA